From Medicago truncatula cultivar Jemalong A17 chromosome 7, MtrunA17r5.0-ANR, whole genome shotgun sequence, a single genomic window includes:
- the LOC11430737 gene encoding O-fucosyltransferase 27 codes for MKGEIKMKSKIKWVGLVGIVLSAFSIFIHFLLARFTQLSVSDYQSSITIFSWRPIFDKPDFPTNSGSYRRLWGQVKRLESLYPDSNPRGYYPDPGSQSNGFIFVRIQGGFHEIRNSISDVVVVARLLNATLAMPEIQSTTSSKGISSQFKSFAYLYNEDQFIFSLAKDVKVIRTLPKYLKGARRKKEIPSFKVPYSASPFYYLHHVLPVLKKHSVVELVVSNGGCLQATLPPSFEEYQRLRCRVSFHALQFRQEVHELSAKILQRLRAPSRPFIAFDPGMTRESLAYHGCAELFQDVHTELIQHKRLWMIKRGIVKGKLRVNSAEARLNGSCPLMPEEIGILLRAYGYSKDAIIYVSGGEVFGGQRTLIPLHAMFENVVDRTSLSTPWEMIKIYGQEVNLVNPPPGPPPFEEVKKLAAWKNAGPRPRPLPPPPARPKSYNIEGWWGWVAESDNEPDNTVMELRTNAHKLLWEAIDYAVCVEADVFIPGFDRDGKGHSNFASLVMGHRLYQSAASKTFRPDRKEAAKFVDEIRDHMYQANRTWLKSVRRHLRKALIDGIIEASSKSKSLSFLSHPVPECSCLRHDSFEASKNSSIPLSLGVTHLCPAWMVTSPVSQSKDKENEDDGDDDDSVSGLFFKQSGGNNEGDAEVNTKEENQFEDQEELEGGDR; via the exons ATGAAAggggaaataaaaatgaagtcaAAAATCAAATGGGTTGGTTTAGTTGGGATAGTACTTTCAGCTTTTTCAATCTTCATTCATTTTCTATTAGCTAGATTCACTCAACTTAGTGTTTCTGATTATCAATCTTCAATCACTATCTTCTCTTGGAGACCCATCTTTGATAAACCAGATTTTCCTACTAAT AGTGGTTCATATAGAAGATTATGGGGACAGGTAAAGCGTCTTGAATCTTTGTATCCAGATTCAAATCCAAGAGGGTATTATCCAG ATCCTGGTTCACAATCAAATGGATTTATTTTTGTCCGGATACAAGGTGGTTTTCATGAGATCAGAAATTCG ATAtctgatgttgttgttgttgctcgACTTCTCAATGCTACGTTAGCAATGCCTGAAATCCAATCAACAACCAGCAGCAAGGGAATAAG CTCGCAGTTCAAGAGTTTTGCATACCTATATAACGAGGACCAATTTATATTCTCATTAGCAAAAGATGTCAAAGTAATAAGAACTCTTCCAAAATATCTAAAGGGTGCAAGGAGAAAGAAGGAGATTCCATCGTTTAAAGTGCCGTATTCGGCATCACCTTTTTACTACTTGCATCATGTTCTCCCTGTATTAAAGAAGCATTCAGTGGTTGAACTAGTTGTTTCCAATGGCGGATGCTTGCAG GCTACTCTTCCTCCCTCTTTCGAAGAATATCAAAGGCTGAGATGTCGAGTTTCTTTTCATGCTCTTCAGTTCCGACAGGAAGTTCACGAACTTTCTGCTAAAATTTTGCAGAG GTTACGAGCTCCTAGTCGTCCATTCATTGCGTTTGATCCTGGCATGACTAGAGAGTCTTTAGCTTACCACGGCTGTGCTGAACTTTTCCAG GACGTGCATACTGAACTCATTCAACATAAAAGATTATGGATGATAAAACGTGGGATTGTCAAAGGGAAACTTAGAGTCAACTCAGCTGAAGCAAGACTGAACGGATCCTGTCCTTTAATGCCTGAGGAG aTTGGTATACTTCTGCGTGCGTATGGATATTCGAAGGACGCAATTATATATGTATCTGGAGGAGAAGTCTTCGGTGGTCAAAGAACATTGATTCCTCTTCACGCGATGTTTGAAAACGTTGTTGATAGAACTTCTCTTAGTACTCCTTGGGAGATGATTAAAATCTACGGACAAGAGGTTAACCTAGTTAATCCTCCTCCCGGACCACCACCTTTCGAGGAAGTTAAAAAACTCGCGGCTTGGAAGAATGCAGGTCCACGTCCCCGTCCACTTCCTCCTCCTCCAGCGAGACCAAAATCGTATAACATAGAGGGTTGGTGGGGCTGGGTAGCCGAAAGTGATAATGAACCGGATAACACAGTAATGGAACTGAGGACCAATGCTCATAAGCTACTGTGGGAGGCTATTGATTATGCGGTTTGTGTTGAAGCCGACGTGTTCATTCCTGGATTTGACCGTGATGGGAAGGGGCATTCGAATTTTGCTAGCTTGGTGATGGGACACAGGCTATATCAATCGGCTGCGTCGAAGACATTTAGACCTGACAG AAAGGAAGCTGCTAAATTTGTAGACGAGATTCGCGACCACATGTATCAAGCAAATCGTACGTGGCTAAAATCAGTTCGCAGGCATTTGAGAAAAGCATTAATCGATGGAATAATTGAAGCATCAAGTAAATCAAAATCATTATCCTTTCTCTCTCATCCAGTCCCTGAATGTTCATGTTTGCGGCATGACTCCTTTGAAGCATCAAAGAATTCTTCCATTCCTTTATCTCTTGGTGTTACTCACCTGTGTCCTGCATGGATGGTCACTAGTCCAGTTTCTCAATCGAAAGATAAGGAAAATGAAGACGATGGTGATGACGATGATTCTGTATCCGGTTTATTCTTTAAACAAAGTGGTGGAAATAACGAAGGTGATGCAGAAGTAAACACTAAAGAAGAAAATCAGTTCGAGGATCAAGAAGAGCTCGAGGGTGGTGACAGATGA
- the LOC11428511 gene encoding transcription factor BIM2, protein MARSAKGHQDEELVDDDDDQDIFTPNTSSSINNNNNVKVDEPIRGKRANPHRSKHSETEQRRRSKINERFQALRDLIPENDSKRDKASFLLEVIEYIHFLQEKLQIYEHPYEGWNQEPTKLIPWRNHHGPSENTTDPSRAIQNGSVDGKNIVSPSFPKNVQNPILSDPSTTIPKGCTPGSSTEVVPLTMQMRLDMFDPVVSGGMVTQQMLELPVSNPDMASNLQPQVWLGKPNKDNHIVSDNTLKEQEEMKIDSGSESDSISSAYSQRILGTLTQALQSSGVDLSQTNVSVDIDVGRRTNTGFTPCQYSSKSNENQFVSNQAIACSGMDYFSEDSEQSSKRFRREAS, encoded by the exons ATGGCTAGGTCTGCTAAAGGCCATCAAGATGAAGAATTGGTCGATGATGATGACGATCAAGACATCTTCACACCAAACACATCTTCctctatcaacaacaacaacaatg TGAAGGTGGATGAACCCATCAGAGGGAAAAGGGCTAACCCTCATCGTTCTAAGCATTCAGAAACTGAACAGCGTAGAAGAAGTAAAATTAATGAAAG ATTTCAGGCTCTGAGAGATCTCATTCCTGAAAATGATTCAAAAAGAGAtaaagcttcctttttgttggaG GTTATTGAGTATATTCATTTCTTACAGGAAAAGTTACAAATTTATGAACATCCTTATGAAGGATGGAATCAGGAGCCAACTAAATTAATCCCATGG AGAAATCATCACGGACCTTCTGAAAATACTACAGATCCTTCTCGAGCTATTCAAAATGGGTCTGTTGATGGAAAAAATATTGTCTCTCCGTCATTTCCTAAAAATGTACAGAACCCAATATTGTCTGACCCCTCCACAACTATTCCGAAGGGTTGCACCCCTGGTTCATCGACAGAAGTAGTTCCCCTGACCATGCAAATGCGATTGGATATGTTTGATCCGGTTGTTAGCGGTGGTATGGTGACTCAACAGATGCTGGAGTTGCCTGTATCTAATCCTGACATGGCTTCCAATCTCCAGCCTCAAGTATGGCTTGGCAAACCAAACAAGGACAATCATATTGTTTCAGATAATACATTGAAGGAACAAGAGGAGATGAAAATTGATAGCGGATCAGAGTCAGATAGTATCTCAAGTGCCTACTCTCAAAG AATATTGGGTACTCTCACCCAAGCGCTACAATCTTCAGGTGTAGATTTGTCCCAGACCAATGTATCGGTAGATATTGATGTTGGTAGACGAACAAATACTGGATTTACCCCCTGCCAATATAGCTCAAAG AGTAATGAAAATCAATTTGTGAGCAATCAAGCAATAGCATGTTCAGGAATGGATTACTTCAGTGAGGATTCTGAACAAAGTTCAAAGAGGTTCAGAAGAGAAGCAAGCTAG
- the LOC11424893 gene encoding F-box/FBD/LRR-repeat protein At1g78750, which yields MVRFKFDPGCPVEISNYDGSIYEPWFTGTIISCVSSNEFLVDYNDLELEQTVVRIHQIRPVPLPVGDFELKIGDDVDVFWKQGWWKGYVKEDLGYGKFRVSVSGTNTKVFSKEKLRVHRKWIVDNWVPPIITKQLKSHKGTDETEAGNRISELPDCILLHIMSFLEARDAVRTCILSKRWKDLCKRLTTLTYIPSWDENSFKNFKSWVLSSRDQSCSLWNLTIDTQFQEGEEDLHTLIQYALFHNLQNLNIKINPSLTPKSDLLPLILASNSLTFLELSYRRGGSIAAARSPILPKSLHLPALRTLHLEYVNFVATRDHYVDPFSNLHALNTLVLRCCYLIEDALVLCISNQTLSNLTIFHICFADEFFNEIVLSTPNLCSFTILNSLIFEQVLSSTCNLSFLQQVNIDGFKNSTWNLSEDIGEASVFLSWLQVLANVKILKIGYSIIQAIDNDFTVNDNSKKVEPPCFVRLESLTVNKESDARVPDDEIIEIVEHLLQNTTPMPRVNITEIYENYDQYYRC from the exons ATGGTAAGATTCAAGTTCGACCCGGGCTGCCCTGTGGAAATTAGCAACTACGATGGCAGCATATATGAACCATGGTTCACCGGCACCATCATCAGCTGCGTCTCCTCCAACGAATTCTTGGTTGATTACAATGATTTGGAACTGGAACAAACTGTTGTCAGAATTCACCAGATCCGACCAGTGCCGTTGCCTGTGGGTGATTTTGAATTAAAGATCGGCGACGATGTGGATGTGTTCTGGAAACAAGGGTGGTGGAAGGGCTACGTAAAGGAAGATTTAGGGTATGGAAAGTTTAGGGTTAGTGTATCTGGCACTAATACGAAAGTGTTTTCAAAGGAGAAGCTGAGGGTTCATCGTAAATGGATTGTTGATAATTGGGTTCCCCCAATCATAACCAAACAACTCAAAAGCCATAAG GGGACTGATGAAACAGAGGCAGGAAATAGGATTAGTGAGTTACCTGACTGCATACTCCTCCACATAATGAGTTTTCTTGAAGCACGAGATGCTGTTCGGACTTGCATCTTGTCTAAACGATGGAAGGATCTTTGCAAACGTCTCACTACTCTCACATATATTCCGTCGTGGGATGAAAATAGTTTTAAGAACTTTAAGTCTTGGGTTCTGTCTAGTAGAGATCAATCATGTTCACTGTGGAATCTTACTATTGATACTCAGTTTCAGGAAGGTGAAGAAGACCTACATACACTCATACAATATGCTCTTTTTCACAATCTTCAGAACTTGAATATTAAGATAAATCCAAGCTTGACTCCCAAATCTGATTTACTCCCTTTAATTTTAGCCTCTAACTCCTTGACATTCCTTGAGCTTTCTTATCGTAGGGGTGGTAGTATCGCGGCTGCAAGATCTCCTATACTTCCAAAATCTCTACATTTGCCTGCATTAAGAACTTTACATCTTGAATACGTCAACTTTGTTGCAACTCGCGATCACTATGTTGATCCCTTTTCAAACCTTCATGCGTTGAATACTTTGGTGCTCAGGTGTTGTTATTTGATTGAGGATGCACTAGTCCTCTGCATATCTAATCAGACACTGTCCAATTTGACTATATTTCATATATGTTTCGCTgatgaattttttaatgaaattgtgcttTCTACTCCAAATCTTTGTTCGTTTACTATCTTGAACAGTCTTATTTTTGAACAAGTCTTGTCCTCAACATGCAatctttcctttcttcaacaAGTAAATATTGATGGCTTCAAGAATTCAACATGGAATCTTTCTGAAGATATTGGAGAAGCTTCAGTCTTCTTAAGTTGGCTTCAAGTGCTTGCGAACGTAAAGATTTTGAAAATTGGTTACTCTATCATTCAAGCAATAGACAAT GATTTTACTGTAAATGACAATTCAAAGAAGGTGGAACCTCCATGCTTTGTTAGATTAGAGTCGTTGACGGTGAACAAGGAGTCTGATGCACGCGTACCTGATGATGAAATAATCGAAATTGTGGAACACTTGCTTCAAAACACTACTCCAATGCCTAGAGTTAATATCACtgaaatttatgaaaattatgACCAATATTATAGATGTTAA
- the LOC11424895 gene encoding phosphatidylinositol 4-kinase gamma 7 has product MYPDSNTCLHHEMAAATFKGHPSECFGNKKMERKPSGRRRVFVQTETGCVLGMELERSDNAHTVKRKLQVAFNVPTEESSLICGDTVLKNDLSVVRNDSPLLLTRNFLHRSSSTPCLSPTSRDLQHRDQSGLIEIIGCSDMLSGTKQLVKDIIMAIKGGVEPIPVQSGLGGAYYFRNCYGENVAIVKPTDEEPYAPNNPKGFVGKALGQPGLKRSVRVGETGFREVAAYLLDHDHFANVPSTALVKVTHTIFNVNDRVNGNMQPNKKQISKIASLQQYIPHDYDASDHGTSSFPVAAVHRIGILDVRILNTDRHAGNLLVRKLDGLGRFDQVELFPIDHGLCLPENLEDPYFEWIHWPQASIPFSDDELKYISHLDPFRDSEMLRMELPMIREACLRVLVLCTLFLKEAAAFGLCLAEIGDMMSREFHFHGEEPSELELICIEAKKLFDREDFSSFETKFGDKDLTVFQLDCEHDQDLEFAANIEEKPTVSLPLKFRTKNGNSRLKLSKLEESVIEEEEEECDAYSNSMGKLVLNISKLSESVKNTTINERSLQNSSVKQRSGSLVGTSSGNTSVNELITSSSFVKLTDMDEEKWNQFLENFQRLLVPAFVNCKERNLGKRQRQRLGTSCQF; this is encoded by the coding sequence ATGTATCCTGATTCCAACACCTGTTTACATCACGAGATGGCGGCTGCAACCTTCAAAGGGCATCCTAGTGAATGTTTCGGGAAtaagaaaatggaaagaaagCCTTCTGGTAGAAGACGTGTATTTGTACAGACTGAAACCGGGTGTGTTCTAGGCATGGAATTAGAAAGAAGTGACAATGCACATACTGTGAAGAGGAAATTACAGGTAGCATTCAATGTCCCAACTGAGGAAAGTTCACTTATTTGCGGCGACACGGTCTTGAAAAATGATCTAAGTGTGGTTCGAAATGATTCTCCACTTCTTCTCACCAGGAACTTTTTGCACAGGAGTTCATCTACACCGTGCCTTTCTCCAACCAGTAGGGATCTTCAGCATAGAGATCAGAGTGGACTGATTGAGATTATTGGTTGCTCGGATATGTTATCTGGAACTAAACAACTGGTTAAGGATATTATCATGGCAATAAAAGGCGGCGTCGAACCAATCCCTGTTCAGAGTGGGTTAGGAGGTGCATATTATTTTAGAAACTGCTACGGGGAAAATGTCGCTATTGTGAAACCAACTGATGAGGAACCTTATGCACCAAACAATCCGAAAGGTTTTGTCGGTAAAGCTCTCGGACAACCAGGACTGAAAAGGTCAGTGAGGGTTGGAGAGACGGGTTTCAGAGAAGTTGCAGCTTACCTTCTGGACCATGATCATTTTGCAAACGTGCCTTCTACTGCTCTCGTGAAGGTTACACACACTATTTTCAATGTTAATGATAGGGTCAATGGTAATATGCAACCAAACAAGAAGCAAATAAGCAAGATTGCATCGCTGCAGCAGTACATTCCTCATGATTATGATGCAAGTGATCACGGAACTTCTAGTTTCCCTGTTGCTGCTGTTCACAGGATCGGAATTTTAGATGTACGAATCTTAAACACAGACAGACACGCAGGAAATCTTCTTGTCAGGAAGCTTGACGGGCTTGGAAGGTTTGATCAGGTCGAGCTTTTTCCAATCGATCATGGTCTTTGTCTACCTGAAAATTTGGAAGATCCTTATTTTGAATGGATCCATTGGCCTCAGGCTTCAATCCCTTTCTCTGACGATGAACTCAAATATATATCTCATCTAGACCCGTTTCGTGATTCAGAAATGCTTAGAATGGAGCTTCCTATGATCCGTGAAGCATGCTTGCGGGTTTTGGTTCTTTGCACTTTGTTCCTCAAGGAAGCAGCGGCCTTTGGTCTTTGTCTAGCAGAAATCGGCGATATGATGAGTAGGGAATTTCACTTTCATGGTGAAGAGCCCAGTGAGCTTGAGCTAATATGTATTGAGGCAAAGAAACTGTTTGATCGTGAAGATTTCTCCTCTTTTGAGACGAAATTTGGAGACAAAGATTTGACCGTTTTTCAGTTAGATTGCGAGCATGATCAGGATTTGGAATTCGCTGCAAATATTGAAGAGAAGCCAACAGTATCGCTACCTCTTAAATTCAGAACGAAAAACGGAAACTCCAGACTCAAACTTTCTAAACTAGAGGAGAGTGTGatagaggaggaggaggaagaatGTGATGCATATTCTAACTCCATGGGAAAATTGGTGCTTAATATTTCAAAGCTATCTGAGTCAGTGAAAAACACGACGATCAATGAGAGAAGTCTGCAGAACTCGAGTGTGAAGCAAAGGAGTGGATCATTAGTTGGGACATCATCTGGAAATACTAGTGTGAATGAGTTGATTACTAGTTCAAGTTTTGTGAAGCTGACAGATATGGATGAAGAGAAATGGAACCAGTTTCTTGAGAATTTTCAAAGGTTATTGGTCCCAGCTTTTGTTAATTGCAAAGAAAGGAATTTGGGAAAGAGGCAGAGACAAAGACTTGGAACATCATGCCAGTTTTAG